Genomic segment of Parageobacillus genomosp. 1:
CATAAAAAGTTGATTGAATGTTTTCGTTGAATTCAATGCGAATGATTTTCGGAGTTTCCATCAACTTTTCATTTGCTGCCGGCGTCGCTGCGACAATGTAAGCGTGGGCCAACGATCGGGCAGGGAGTGCTGCTGACACGGCTAAACAGAAAATACTGATCCATCCCCACCGTAACGCCTTTTGCCAATATGACAAATCATTCCCCCTCTCTGGGTAGAGTGAAACATCTGCACGTATATCATGACCGCACTGTATGGCCAGTATAGCAAAAGAATGTGAAAGAAGTGTGAGGAGGCAATGAACAAAACAAGAAATATCCCATACCATTAACAGAAAATAACTATTATTTGCAATTGATTAACTTTATTTCTTTATTATATTATCACTTTACCAAACTAAAATAATGCGATATGATGAGAAAAGAACAAAAGCAAACATCACTCACAATAGACATAGTAGGAGGACATACAATGGCTGCAAAAAAATGGGGATTATGGATTTTAACCGCCTTTGTCGTTGGAAACATGGTCGGCGGTGGCATATTTATGATTCCGGCAAGCCTAGCGCAAGTGGCAAGTCCAATGGGGGCAGCGCTCGCCTGGCTCGCAACCGGATTGGGTGTCTGGATGATTGCGCTCGTATTTGGAAGTCTAGTAACAAGAAAACCTGAGCTAAAAGCGGGACCGCAAAGCTACGCGCAAGCAATGTTTTCTTCGCCAAAAGCAGGGAACATCGCAGGCTACAGCATGGCGTGGGGATATTGGGCGGCGAACTGGGCGGCCACTGCGTCCGTCATCATTTCGTTTGCCGGCTATTTAAGCACGTTTTTCCCGATAATGCAAAGCGAGCACGTACTATTTACGATGGGAACGTTTCAATTGGAAATGGGAAAAGCGCTCACCTTTACGATATGTACAACGGTATTATGGGGAATTCACTGGATTCTCGCCCGCGATTTTCAACGCGGTGGGAACATTAACATTTTGGCGACAGGAGCGAAAGTGATCGGGTTCCTTCTTTATATTGTCGCCACCGTTTGGGTGTTTAACACCGCGAACTTAGGCAGCGGATTTACATTCGTGAACGAAAAAGGACAAGCGGTATCCGTACCAAGCCAAATCAACGGAGCGGCGATTACGATGCTATGGGCATTTATCGGCATCGAATCGGCCGTCATGCTGTCAAACCGCGCCAAATCGCCAAAAGACGTGAAAAAAGCGACATTGCTTGGGCTTGTCATTTCTGTTCTCATTTATATCGGAATTACGTTATTGACAATGGGAGCACTTTCACAGGAGGAGTTAAAACAGTCGCAAAAGCCGCTCGTAGACGCGCTATATGCCGTTATCGGAAACAGCGGAGCGTACATCATGGCCATCTTGGCGCTCATTTCGTTGTTCGGCTCGACGATCGGCTGGATTGTCGTCAGTTCGGAAGTTCCGTATCAAGCAGCAAGAGAAGGATTATTCCCTGCTTTCTTTGCCAAAACAAACAAAAGCGGCAGCCCGACTCGCTCTTTGTTCGTCACGAACTTCATGACGCAAATTTTTCTATTTTCGACCGTATCGGGAACGGTGAACGAAGCGTACAATTTTGCCATTGTCGTTGCGACGCTTGCCTACTTAGTTCCGTATCTCGTCTCGGCTTTATACCAGCTAAAATTAATTATTACAGGAGAAACGTATAAAAATGTGAAGCCAATTCGCATGCGCGACGGCATCATTACATTGGCGGCGCTAGTATACTCGCTTTGGGTTATCAAAACGGGAACAGCCGATTGGTATACATTTTTCTTAGGCATCGGTCTATTTGTGACAGGATTAATCTTATATCCGCTGCTTATGAAACAAAAACCAGCCGATGGTTATAAACAGACAGAAGTGAAAGGCGCATAAAGGGACCAACGAAAATCGCTGGTCCCTTTTGCTTTTATTTTTTACCCTCACGCTATCTTATTCGCGGACTATACATCGCATCTCACTTTTTCCACTCAGGATTCGCTTCTCTATAAATATAGTTTCAAAGAATAGGACAATCAGCAATACAAATTTTCTCGAACAAATAACGTTACTTCCTACCAAACGGACTGTATTCATTTATTTATTATTGCTGAAGCATTTCGATGATTTCTGGAATTTCTCTTAAATCTTCTATGACAAAATCGGCTTCCGCTGACTCGTATGCCACATCTTTTTTCCAAATGGTTTTCATTCCTACATTCCGTGCC
This window contains:
- a CDS encoding amino acid permease — its product is MAAKKWGLWILTAFVVGNMVGGGIFMIPASLAQVASPMGAALAWLATGLGVWMIALVFGSLVTRKPELKAGPQSYAQAMFSSPKAGNIAGYSMAWGYWAANWAATASVIISFAGYLSTFFPIMQSEHVLFTMGTFQLEMGKALTFTICTTVLWGIHWILARDFQRGGNINILATGAKVIGFLLYIVATVWVFNTANLGSGFTFVNEKGQAVSVPSQINGAAITMLWAFIGIESAVMLSNRAKSPKDVKKATLLGLVISVLIYIGITLLTMGALSQEELKQSQKPLVDALYAVIGNSGAYIMAILALISLFGSTIGWIVVSSEVPYQAAREGLFPAFFAKTNKSGSPTRSLFVTNFMTQIFLFSTVSGTVNEAYNFAIVVATLAYLVPYLVSALYQLKLIITGETYKNVKPIRMRDGIITLAALVYSLWVIKTGTADWYTFFLGIGLFVTGLILYPLLMKQKPADGYKQTEVKGA